The DNA region ATAAAGAGAGACTCCATCATTCAGTAAGATAACCGAATCACACTTATCCGCTTCATCGAGATACGACGTTCCCCACAAGACCGCAACATCTTCTTCCAAAAGTGTTTGGATCATCTCCCAAAGATTGATGCGCGAAATCGGATCAACCCCGACACCAGGTTCATCCAGAAGGAGAAGCTTTGGCTTTTTAATCAAAGCACACGCGAGTCCTAATTTTTGTTTCATTCCACCTGAGAGCGCACCCGCTTTGCGTGTACGAAACTCTAAAAGCGATGTAAACTCCAATAACTCTTGAATACGCTCTTTGGGCGCTTCCACATCTTGTAACGTGGCATAAAGTCGCAAATTTTCATCCACGCTCAAATCTTCATAGAGTCCAAATTTTTGAGGCATATACCCAATTTGTTGCAAAAGAGAGCTTTGCGTACACGGCATTAAGGTTCCTAAAATTTCCAATTTTCCAGAAGTTGGGGCTAGCAGTCCTGCTAACATGCGTATTAACGTCGTTTTTCCAGCGCCATCAGGGCCTACAAGTCCTGTGATTTTTCCCGTTTCGATGGAAAAATCAAGCGCATGAAGCGCTGGTGTGTCTTTATTAGGAAAGATTTTAGAGAGCTGTTCCGCCGTGACGATGGTCATTTTTGGGTATCTTCTTTACATTTAATGGTAACGGGCATCCCTTGTTTTAAATGCGAATCTGGGTTTTTAATAATCACACGAAAACGGTACACAAGATCAGGACGAAGTTCCGTCGTCTCAATATTTTTAGGGGTAAATTCTGCGACAGCAGAGATAAACCCAATACTGCCTTCATAAGGTTCTTTACGTGAATCAATGTAAACTAACATAGACTCACCTTGCGTAATTTTGTCTAAAAGCGGCTCAGCCACATACGCTTTGACCCAATATTCGTCTTCCAAAGCAATTTCCAAGATACTCTGAGCTGCACTCACGATGGATGAGGGCTCTTTATAACGCGCAAGGACAGTTCCTTTGGTTGGTGCATACAGTGTTGCATCCTCTATGTCATGCTCTACGCTTTTGGCTTGGGCGACCAATGACAACACGGTTGCCTTTTGCACTTCAATATCTTCCTCGCGATAACCTTTACGTTCTAACTCATAATAACTGAGCGCTTTATCGTAACTGGCTTTGGCTTGATCGTACTGTGTTTTGGCAGATATATAATCTTGCTCTATTGTGGCATCGACCTTTAAAAGCTTTTCTTGTCTGAGATAAATATCTTTCATTCTCGCTAAGGCTGCTTGTGTCTCTTCAACACTGGCCTTTGCTTGCGCAATTTCTTCAGCACGGTACCCTTGGGTAAGCTTTGCTAAGGTCGCTTTTGAAGCCATGATTTGTGCGTTGAGATTGTCTAATTGATAGTGTAACGCGGTAGTATCTAAGTTCACTAAAGGTTCACCTTTGCTGAAAGACTGACCCTCATCTTTGGCGATACTTTGAATCGTCCCTAAAAATCGAAAGGATAAATCTTGCGTACGGTTTTCAATGTTCCCGTAAAAAACCAATGGCTTTTCTTGCCCTTTGACGTGGCTGTAGTAATAATACCCGCCTCCACCTAAAATAACCAGTAGTAAAAATAAGGCTAATTTTTTCATGCTTGATCCCTTTTTGAAACCAATCCCCAAAGAATATATTCCGTATTCTCAAGAATCGTGCGAATAATAATGTCCATATTTTCTTCTTGATCTTCCTCTAAAAAAGGCATACGTTGCATGATGGTGATTTGTTGTACGCTAAAAATGACAATTTGACCCAGCAGTGTATGCGTTCTTGCCCTCACGTCAGGTGAAGTCATCGCTTGTTGGCTAATACGTGCAATCAAATCATCTATGATAGTAAGTATTGGCTCTAAGCCTTGTTGATACAACAGTTCAAACCCCTTTGAAGGCGTCATTTGCTCTCTGATGATAATGCGGTGCAAATAATTATTTTCTTTGAGC from Sulfurospirillum diekertiae includes:
- a CDS encoding ABC transporter ATP-binding protein, which codes for MTIVTAEQLSKIFPNKDTPALHALDFSIETGKITGLVGPDGAGKTTLIRMLAGLLAPTSGKLEILGTLMPCTQSSLLQQIGYMPQKFGLYEDLSVDENLRLYATLQDVEAPKERIQELLEFTSLLEFRTRKAGALSGGMKQKLGLACALIKKPKLLLLDEPGVGVDPISRINLWEMIQTLLEEDVAVLWGTSYLDEADKCDSVILLNDGVSLYQGLPQKMKEPLKGEVYLVSTISTDKRRLLTHLLHAPDVMDAVLVGNTIRVNLKEGTSFPTSHLSEYDSKASFVVCAPTFEDAFVRLLGVKTEPESLLANQMAPKKEYQGYLIEAKKSNQNIWKVYSDRSY
- a CDS encoding HlyD family efflux transporter periplasmic adaptor subunit, translated to MKKLALFLLLVILGGGGYYYYSHVKGQEKPLVFYGNIENRTQDLSFRFLGTIQSIAKDEGQSFSKGEPLVNLDTTALHYQLDNLNAQIMASKATLAKLTQGYRAEEIAQAKASVEETQAALARMKDIYLRQEKLLKVDATIEQDYISAKTQYDQAKASYDKALSYYELERKGYREEDIEVQKATVLSLVAQAKSVEHDIEDATLYAPTKGTVLARYKEPSSIVSAAQSILEIALEDEYWVKAYVAEPLLDKITQGESMLVYIDSRKEPYEGSIGFISAVAEFTPKNIETTELRPDLVYRFRVIIKNPDSHLKQGMPVTIKCKEDTQK
- a CDS encoding CerR family C-terminal domain-containing protein → MLKNSTQSKLPKEKILQTAYRLFGERSLEDVSVRELAKEANVNISSINYYYGSKEELYLAVVNNITEMMAQRANEFTSAFNAAQKDAVASDAFYIYWLKHLLEMIARLIIGRLKENNYLHRIIIREQMTPSKGFELLYQQGLEPILTIIDDLIARISQQAMTSPDVRARTHTLLGQIVIFSVQQITIMQRMPFLEEDQEENMDIIIRTILENTEYILWGLVSKRDQA